The following proteins come from a genomic window of Streptomyces liliiviolaceus:
- a CDS encoding MaoC family dehydratase, which yields MQFGRTFEEFEVGAVYKHWPGKTVTEYDDHLFCLLTMNHHPLHMDANYAENTTDFKKNVVVGNYIYSLLLGMSVPDVSGKAIANLEVESLKHVAPTFHGDTIYGETTVLDKTPSRSKNDRGIVYVETKGYKQDGTLVCVFRRKVMVPTETYIKERGGEQPGRPQLKEQEK from the coding sequence ATGCAATTCGGGCGAACCTTCGAAGAGTTCGAGGTCGGGGCGGTCTACAAGCACTGGCCCGGGAAGACCGTCACCGAGTACGACGACCACCTCTTCTGTCTGCTCACGATGAACCACCATCCGCTCCACATGGACGCCAACTACGCGGAGAACACCACCGACTTCAAGAAGAACGTGGTGGTCGGGAACTACATCTACTCCCTGCTGCTCGGCATGTCCGTCCCCGACGTGTCGGGCAAGGCGATCGCCAACCTGGAGGTCGAGTCGCTCAAGCACGTCGCGCCGACCTTCCACGGCGACACGATCTACGGCGAGACCACGGTCCTCGACAAGACGCCCTCCCGGTCGAAGAACGACCGCGGGATCGTGTACGTCGAGACGAAGGGCTACAAGCAGGACGGCACGCTGGTCTGCGTGTTCCGCCGCAAGGTGATGGTCCCCACCGAGACGTACATCAAGGAGCGCGGCGGCGAACAGCCCGGCCGGCCCCAGCTCAA
- a CDS encoding HpcH/HpaI aldolase/citrate lyase family protein has translation MTSPVPQVNRLRPRRSCLAVPGSNPRFLEKAQGLPADQVFLDLEDACAPLAKPEARHTIVKFLNEGDWTGKTRVVRVNDWTTEWTYRDVVTVVEGAGTNLDCIMLPKVQDAQQVVALDLLLTQIEKTMGFEVGRIGIEAQIENAQGLNNVNEIATASQRVETIIFGPADFMASINMKSLVVGEQPPGYPADAYHYILMKILMAARANNLQAIDGPYLQIRNVDGYREVARRAAALGFDGKWVLHPGQVEASNEIFSPSQEDFDHAELILDAYEYYTSEAGGKKGSAMIGDEMIDEASRKMALVISGKGRAAGMERTSKFEAPEA, from the coding sequence ATGACCAGCCCTGTTCCCCAGGTCAACCGTTTGCGCCCGCGGCGCTCCTGCCTGGCCGTGCCCGGTTCGAACCCCCGCTTCCTGGAGAAGGCCCAGGGCCTGCCCGCCGACCAGGTCTTCCTCGACCTGGAGGACGCGTGCGCGCCGCTGGCCAAGCCGGAGGCGCGGCACACCATCGTCAAGTTCCTCAACGAGGGCGACTGGACGGGCAAGACGCGGGTCGTGCGCGTGAACGACTGGACGACCGAGTGGACGTACCGCGACGTCGTGACGGTCGTCGAGGGCGCGGGGACCAACCTCGACTGCATCATGCTGCCGAAGGTGCAGGACGCCCAGCAGGTGGTCGCCCTGGACCTGCTCCTGACGCAGATCGAGAAGACCATGGGCTTCGAGGTCGGCAGGATCGGCATCGAGGCGCAGATCGAGAACGCGCAGGGCCTGAACAACGTCAACGAGATCGCGACGGCCTCCCAGCGCGTCGAGACGATCATCTTCGGCCCGGCCGACTTCATGGCGTCGATCAACATGAAGTCGCTGGTCGTGGGCGAGCAGCCGCCCGGCTACCCGGCGGACGCCTACCACTACATCCTGATGAAGATCCTGATGGCCGCCCGCGCCAACAACCTCCAGGCGATCGACGGCCCCTACCTGCAGATCCGCAACGTGGACGGCTACCGCGAGGTCGCCCGCCGCGCCGCCGCCCTCGGCTTCGACGGCAAGTGGGTGCTGCACCCGGGCCAGGTCGAGGCCTCGAACGAGATCTTCTCGCCGTCGCAGGAGGACTTCGACCACGCCGAGCTGATCCTGGACGCGTACGAGTACTACACGTCCGAGGCGGGCGGCAAGAAGGGCTCCGCGATGATCGGCGACGAGATGATCGACGAGGCGAGCCGCAAGATGGCCCTGGTCATCTCCGGCAAGGGCCGCGCCGCGGGCATGGAACGCACGTCCAAGTTCGAAGCACCGGAGGCCTGA